In the Mesorhizobium sp. NBSH29 genome, CGTCGCCATGCTGGTCACCGAACTTGCCGAGGCGGCCGAAAAGCGGTTCGAACTAAAGGTATTCGCGACCGACGCCCAGGAAGGTAATCTGCGCAAGGCGCGCGATGGCATTTATCCAGCCGCCGCCGTGGCGGGCTTTCCATCGACCCGTCTCAAGCGCTTTTTCGAAAAGCTCGACGGGTCCTTCCAAGTCAGCAAGGAGCTTCGCGAAATGGTTGTGTTCGCGCCGCAGAACCTGCTGCGCGATCCGCCGTTTTCACGACTCGACCTGGTTTGCCGTAATGTCCTCATCTATCTCGAAGCTGACGCGCAGCAACGGATTCGCGCTCTGTCATTTCGCGCTGCTCCCTGGCGGGCATCTCTTTCTCGGCAGTGCCGAGACGATCGGACGGCACGAAGACCTGTTCGAGACGGTGTCGAAGAAATGGCGGATATACCGAAGGCTCGGGCCGACCCGGCACGACCTCGTCGACTATCCGCCGCCGCGCGGCCCCGCTGAACCCCGAACGAGAGAGAAACCGTCGCTGTCTCCGAGGCGATCGCACCGGCCGCCGAACTGGCGCGGCGCGCGCTCCTGGAGCGCTACGCTCCGGCCTCGGTGCTGATCGACCAGAAGGGCCGCGTTCTCTATTTCCACGGCACAACCAGGGACTATCTGGAACACCCGGCGGGCGAGCCGACCAGGGATCTGCTGACCATGGCGCGCGACGGAATGGCCGCCAGGCTGCGCGCCGCGATCGCGAAGCGTCGAAAGAAAACCGAAGCGTGACCGTCAACGCCCGGATCAGGGAGACGGGCCGATCCGTCGACATGACGGTTGCGCCTGCCCGCATCGTCGCAAGGCGCGGCTTTATTCTCGTCAGCTTCGCGCCGGCATTGGCGCAGTCCGATCCCGCCCGGCCGCTGTTCGCGACGACGCTGGAGAGGGGTCGTCCTCCGAACGCGCCTTGTCGACGAATTGAAGGCGACCCGCGCCGAACTGCAGAACACCATCGAGTATCAGGAAACCACCAACGAGGAGTTGAAGGCCTCGAACGAGGAAGCCACCTCCATTGAACGAGGAGCTTCAATCCACCAATGAGGGAACTGGAGACCTCGAAGGAGGAACTGCAATCGTTCAACGAGGAACTGAACACCGTCAACAGTCAGCTTCAGCACAAGATCGGAGAGCTTTGAAAGCACCACCAACCACCTCGACAATCTGCTGGCCGATCGGAGACGCGACCCTTTTTCCTGATACCGGGGTTCCGCATCACATGGTTCGCCCCGGCGATGAAGGATTTGTTCGATTTCGTCCCGTCCGACATCGGTCGGCCGATCGCTCATTTCGCCCGCAAATTCGCCGACGAGAATCTGTTGCGGGATGCCGAGACGGTGCTAAAAAGCTTACTGCCATCGAGGCCGAAGTGCCCACCGATGCGGGCCGCTGGGTATGTTCGCCGCGTGCTTCCCTATCGCACGCAGGACAACCGCATCGCAGGCGTCGTCGTTACGTTCAACGACATCACTGACCGAAAAACGCGCCGCCGATGCGATCACGATGCTCGCGTCTATTCCGAAACCATAGTGCGGACGGTTCAGCATCCCCTGATCGTTCTGGACAAGAATTTGCGTGTCCAAACGCCAACAAGGCTTTCCGCGAACTATTCGCTGTTTTTGACGAAGAACCCAAAGGGCATATTATCTTTGAACTTGGAACCGGCGAGTGGAATAACCCGCCTCTGCGGCCCCTTTCTGGATAGAGTTATTTCGGCGGGACGAGGATATCCACAACTTCGAAATCGAGCAGGATTTCCATCTGACCGGACTACGATCGATGCTGCTCACTGCGAGCAAGTTGCCACAAGAAGGAGGCGTGACGCCCTGATCCTGCTTGCCATCGAGGACATCACCGAGCGCAAAGCGTTTCGAGGAGCATCGCGAAATCCTGGTTGGCGAACTCAATCATCGCATCAAGAATGTCATGGCGACGGTGCAGGCGATCGCATCGCAGACGCTGGGCAGCGCTGCTTCGATAGACGAAGCCCGCGCCGCCTTCGGGTCGCGGCTTGTCGCGCTGGGCAAGGCGCACGACCTGCTGACCCGCGAAAACTGGGGCAGGCGCGGATCTGTCGATGTCGTCTCGGACACATTGGAGCCGCTTGCCGGGGGATCGAACCGCTTCCGGATCGACGGTCCCAGCCTTGCGGCTCGCGCCAGGCCCGTGCGCTCTCCATTGCCATGCCATCCATGAATTAGCACGAAACGCCGCGAAATACGGCGCGCTCTCGACCGGGGAAGGCCAAGTCGATATCGCCTGGCGCCTCGACGGTCAGGACGAGGATCGGCGGCTATACTTGCGCTGGACCGAGCGCGGGCCGCCTGTCACGCGCCGACGCGCAAGGGTTTCGGCACCCGCCTGGTCCAGCGGGTGCTGGCTACGGAACTGGGCGGCAAGGTGAGCGTTGCCTACGAGACTCGGTGTCGTTTGCACCATCGATGCGCCGATGCCAGAGGGGGAAAGGACGAAACAGGTTGACCGACCAGACACCGAAGCGGGTGCTGATCGTCGAGGATGAAGTCCTGCTCGCGATGTATCTGGAGGATTTGCTGACCGACTCGGGCATGAAGTGGTCGGTCAAGCCACGCGTATCGACGAAGCCATGACGCTTGCTCGCGAAAGCGACATCGACTTTGCGATTTCTGGATATCAATGTCGCCGGCACGAAGTCCTTTCCAGTAGCCGACATACTGCGGCAGCGCAGCATTCCGTTTGCGTTTGCAAGCGGATACGGGGCCGAGGGTTTTCCCGACGGATATCGCGACGAACCGGCATTGCGCAAACCATACGCACAAGAAGATCTGCAACGAACCATCGCGCGGGTTTTCGCGGATCGCCCGCCGGTATAATGCTGTATCTGGCTGAATTTCGAAAGGGGAAGCGGTCGGCGGCCTATTCCGCGAGTGGGGCCGAACCATTGGATGCCGACGCGACGCGTCTTACGCTCTCCGGCGTCAGCCAGTTCTGCTCTACGAGGTCGCGGAGCTTGTAGGCACGATCCAGCGCCTGCCTGCTCGGCGTGCCAGTCGGCGGAGGGGCGTGTTCCGCGGACCGGGTGTGATCGGCCATCTGAAGGCAAATTCGCCGCTCGTTGAGGAACCGCACCGCGGCGCGCATGACTTTTTCCATTTCCTCGAACTGCGCCCCCGCCATGATCTCGGCGGTATAACTATGCCCGATGTGACAGCCGAATTTGATGATTGAACCGACCTCGAATTTTTTCAGCGCGCCGCCACATTCGGGGCAGGTGACCGTCAAGGCCGTCGAATGTTCTGGCCTCGGTCAACTCGGGACTTTGCCCGGAATCCGGTTGAAAAGAGGATATCGGCATGGCTGGATCCTTTCCGTCCTTTCCGTTGACCAGTTCTATCAGCAATTTGGCATTTCCGCGAGCGGCGGGCAGTAATCGAGCGCGACGTGCGCGGGCGCTTTTCGGCATGTCCGGATATGCGGCGTCGTCGGGAGCTTGGGCAATCGCGATGCCGCCGCGCCGCTTGATTTCAAGCAGGCGAGCGTGCCGTCGTTCAGATTGCCAGACAGGATCACGCCCAGCGCGTCGGTGCCATAGTGCTCCGCCGCGCTGCGGAACAGCGGGTCGATGGCCGGCCGCGCGCAGTTTTCCTTGGGACCACGCAACAGGCGCAGCCGCCCGTCGGCGACGATCATATGGCGATCCGGCGGAGCCACATAGATGCGGCCAGGATGGATCGTTTCGCCATCTTCGGCATGTTTTGCGGGAAGCGGGCCGGCGGAATTCAAAAGTTCCGGCAATTCGCTTCGATGGGCGCCGATATGCAGCACCACCAAAACAGGGGCGGGAAACGTATTCGGCAGCGCAGCGGCGAGAAAGCGCAACGCACCTACTCCGCCTGCGGATGCGCCGATGACGATGATTGAGGAAGATGCCATGAGAGCCTTCGGGGCTGGCCGGATCGGAATAAAGGTCAACGCATTCGACCTGGAAAAGTTCGAGAGGACAGCGTCCGGCTGCCTTTGTCGCCGTTACGGATGACCTCAGCAACGCATGCGCAGCGAGATTCATCGCCACATGAGCTAAGTTGCGCCGGCTGCGTGGTCCACCTTGGCAAACACCCGGGCACCAGCCTCCTCGACCGCGGCTGTCGGCCGTTTCGGGGACAGAGCCGGGACTTCCCTTATGATCCAGTCAGAAGCTGCGAGCCCCGCCGACGCCATCGGACCGGCTCAACCCGTCACCGTTTCGTTTTCGACACGGGCAACAGGGCGCGAGCAAGATCAGGGCTTACATAGCCCGCCGATCCGGCTATCCGGCTATCCTCGCGCGCCTTCGGCGGCCGTGTTCTCGCGCGCCTTCCACAACGAGTAGCCGAGAACCGTTCCGAAGAAGAACGTATGCGCAATGAACTGCGCGATCGGGTTTGCCTCAAGAAACCAGGGAAATGCCATCGGAGCGATGACGTAGAAATTGACGAGCCATAAAACGAGCCCGAACAGGCTGCCCAGTCCTACATGGGCCATCTGGCCCCGTAGCGTGCTGGCGGCGATCGCTCCGAAGATCATTCCATACACGATGGAAAGCACCATGTGGACAATCACGCCTACCGACCCGGCTGTCAGGAGCGAATAGCCGGGATCGAGGGCAGCCGGGCCGATTACGATGGCGCCGATCATCCGCAAGGGCATGAAGAATGCGCCAATCCCCATGAGGAAAGCGCTCGCCATCATTTCGAATGCCGCAGTTAGGATGCCGGCGACTATGCCCCAGAGCGCTCCTTGGCGAAGGCCTCACTTCATGTCCCGTGGCGTCGCCGCCGTATGAACGCGGTTATCTAAAGCCATGGTGAACTCCTCCAGGCCGCAATCGGCAGCATTATTCGCAAGTCGCCGCCGCCGCGAAGGTTCCGTAGTCCGAAGGAGCGTCACGGCGAATTGATCAATGGCGATGGGTAGGCTATTAGGCGGTTGTGTTGCAAATTTTTTGGAAGGCAAGAGGCAGCTTTCCGCTGGACGGATTTCAGGTGGCGATTGCCTCGAATTGTTCATTGAGGGCAGGCGCTGGGTTGAAGGCGAAGCGGCCCTGCCGCTTGCGCATCATATGAACCATCTCGATGCGGGCCAGCGTGACGGCTGCCGTCGCGAAGGACTTGAAGCCCAGCATCGGCCGCACCCGCCGCTTGATACGTCGATGATCCTGCTCGATCCGATTGTTGAGGTATTGGCTTTTGCGAATGCGGATCGCTTTCAATGCTGCGTTGCGACCGATCCAGCAAACGGCTTTCGGCATCGCAGGAGATGATCGCCTCCCGGTTGGTCTGACTGCCGTCGATGACAATGCGGTCCGGTCGGCCGTGACGATGCAAAGCGTTGCGCAGAAAGCGTTTTCGCCGCCGGGCAGATCACGATGTTCGCTGAACCAGAATTCGACGGTGTCGCCAACGCTGTCGATGGCGCGATAGAAATACATCCACTGGCCGCGAACCTTGATGTACGTTTCGTCCATATGCCATTTGCTGCCGACGGATCGCTTTCGGCGATTGAACCGCTTGAGCAGAACGGGCGAAAAGTGGACCACCCAGCGATGGATCGTCGAGTGATCAATACTGATGCCGCGCTCAGCCATCATCTCCTTCAAATCCCGCAAGCTCAAGCCGTAAGCCAGATACCAGCGAACGCACAGCAGGATCATTGATCGGTCGAAATGGCGGCCTTAAACATCAAACGGTCTCCTCAAGGCGAGACCTCGTCATACCAGACCCGAATTACCGCAACGTTTGCAACACAACCGGTCTGTGAGGAAGGCATCGAAGATAGGCCTAGCCTTCCTCGGCGCTATCGATCGTTCGAAAGAAGAGAGCGCCTTCGCGAATCCAGATCGGAGGTACAATTCGGGCGACCATGTCCCAAAATCTGCGTCTATGGCCCCGTGAAAGCGCGGCGGCTAAGCCCACGTGCTTAGCCTGACAAGGGCCTAAAATTCCGCCGATTGT is a window encoding:
- a CDS encoding CheR family methyltransferase, encoding MPNWYCADGGRARDRRSIRVWAPACSTGEEAYSVAMLVTELAEAAEKRFELKVFATDAQEGNLRKARDGIYPAAAVAGFPSTRLKRFFEKLDGSFQVSKELREMVVFAPQNLLRDPPFSRLDLVCRNVLIYLEADAQQRIRALSFRAAPWRASLSRQCRDDRTARRPVRDGVEEMADIPKARADPARPRRLSAAARPR
- a CDS encoding HWE histidine kinase domain-containing protein, translating into MPSRTSPSAKRFEEHREILVGELNHRIKNVMATVQAIASQTLGSAASIDEARAAFGSRLVALGKAHDLLTRENWGRRGSVDVVSDTLEPLAGGSNRFRIDGPSLAARARPVRSPLPCHP
- a CDS encoding chemotaxis protein CheB, which codes for MASSSIIVIGASAGGVGALRFLAAALPNTFPAPVLVVLHIGAHRSELPELLNSAGPLPAKHAEDGETIHPGRIYVAPPDRHMIVADGRLRLLRGPKENCARPAIDPLFRSAAEHYGTDALGVILSGNLNDGTLACLKSSGAAASRLPKLPTTPHIRTCRKAPAHVALDYCPPLAEMPNC